A stretch of DNA from Flavobacteriaceae bacterium MAR_2009_75:
CTTTAGGCCCGTTTTTAGTTCTTTAGAAAAACCTTGCGGTTCAAAAATAACAACATCGGGCAGCCATTGATGATGAAAGCGGGGAGCATTTACCGCTTCTTGCATACTCATATTAAATTCATAACTGTTCAGTATGGTTTGGGCCACAGCGGTTATAATAGTCGAACCTCCTGGAGTGCCAACGACCATCCAAAGTTTATTGTTTTTTTCTACAATAGTAGGGGTCATGCTGCTTAGCATTCTTTTTTCGGGCGCTATACTATTGGCTTCCGCTCCAATGAGTCCGAACATATTCGGTACTCCCGCCTTGGCGCTAAAATCATCCATTTCATTGTTCAAGAAAAAACCCAATTCATCACAATAGAGTTTACTTCCGTAGGCACCGTTCAAGGTCGTGGTCACAGAAACCGCATTTCCTTCTTTATCTACAATAGAGTAGTGGGTAGTTTCCATACTCTCTGCCATTTGTATATTTCCTTCTTTTATTTTGGAGGATTCGCTGGCAGCATCAAATGAAAAATCACTCATTCTCTCATTTATATAATCACGACTTAAGAGAACATCAACAGGAATATCAATAAAATCTGGGTCTCCTAAATAATAGTTGCGGTCTGCATAGGCTCTGCGGGCAGCCTCTGTAAATAGTTGGATGGCTTTTTCTGAATTATGGCCATACTTACCTATATCGTATCGCTCGATCATCTTAAAAATCTGATTGATAGTAACGCCACCACTGCTGGGCGGACTCATTGAAATTATACGAAGATCCTTATAATTAAAAATTATGGGCTGTCTCCATTTAGCTTCGTATTTTGCTAAATCTTCTTCAGTTATAAAGCCTCCTTTTTCTTGAATAAAGCTGGCCAAGGTTTCTGCAACTTTTCCCTTATAAAAACCATCATGACCATCTTCGGCAATACGTTTCAACGTATTAGCCAAAGCAGGGTATTTCACGATGTCGTTAACCTTAGAGTCGATAGGAAAAGTTGTTACGCTATCGTTCACTTCTAAAATTCTATCACGTACCGCAGCAAACCTATTCGCTTGATTTGCGGTAACTACGATACCGTTTTGTGCCAGTCTGATTACCGGCGCCAATATTTCTTCTAACGGCAGTGAACCAAATTTCTTATGCACTGCAATAATACCTGCAACAGTACCGGGCACCCCTACCGCAGTCGCTCCTTTGGTGCTCATATCAGGTACAACATTCCCCAATGAATCAAGATACATATCACGACTCGCGGCCAAGGGTGCTTTTTCACGATAATCGAGCGCGCCTACATTTCCATCAGCTTTTCTGTAGACCATAAAACCACCACCACCGAGATTACCAGCGAAAGGATAGGCCACCACAAGGGCCATTT
This window harbors:
- a CDS encoding gamma-glutamyltranspeptidase/glutathione hydrolase, which encodes MKRPFINPLVFFLPALFLFINCKTLPAEPTGLVTDNAMVVSAREEASKIGVEIMEKGGNAFDAMVATEMALVVAYPFAGNLGGGGFMVYRKADGNVGALDYREKAPLAASRDMYLDSLGNVVPDMSTKGATAVGVPGTVAGIIAVHKKFGSLPLEEILAPVIRLAQNGIVVTANQANRFAAVRDRILEVNDSVTTFPIDSKVNDIVKYPALANTLKRIAEDGHDGFYKGKVAETLASFIQEKGGFITEEDLAKYEAKWRQPIIFNYKDLRIISMSPPSSGGVTINQIFKMIERYDIGKYGHNSEKAIQLFTEAARRAYADRNYYLGDPDFIDIPVDVLLSRDYINERMSDFSFDAASESSKIKEGNIQMAESMETTHYSIVDKEGNAVSVTTTLNGAYGSKLYCDELGFFLNNEMDDFSAKAGVPNMFGLIGAEANSIAPEKRMLSSMTPTIVEKNNKLWMVVGTPGGSTIITAVAQTILNSYEFNMSMQEAVNAPRFHHQWLPDVVIFEPQGFSKELKTGLKTKGYHINEERTPIIGKVDAIRVLDNGKLEGGADKRGDDTAVGF